Proteins from one Streptomyces sp. NBC_00390 genomic window:
- a CDS encoding M48 family metallopeptidase produces MSDTHEHVPSRQRKRFPGISSRAYEHPADRSALVALRKLSGFDTVFKALSALLPERSLRLLFLSDSVRVSDAQFAHLHSMLRDACYILDLEKIPAMYVAQDPRPNAMCIGLDEPIIVVTTGLVELLDEEEMRAVVGHEVGHALSGHAVYRTILLFLTNLALKVAWIPLGNVAIMAIVTALREWFRKSELSADRAGLLVGQDLQASMRGLMKIAGGNHLHEMNVDAFLEQAEEYEAGGDLRDSVLKILNMLPRSHPFTTVRAAELKKWAESRDYQRVMDGHYPRRSEDKDTSVSDSFRESASHYADSVRTSKDPLMKLVGDIAGGAGDLGGKLRDKFTGTSGGGKASAGGDGGGQGEG; encoded by the coding sequence ATGAGCGACACCCACGAGCACGTTCCGAGCAGGCAGCGCAAGCGCTTCCCCGGTATCTCCTCGCGGGCCTACGAGCATCCCGCGGACCGCTCGGCGCTGGTCGCGCTGCGCAAGCTCAGCGGGTTCGACACCGTCTTCAAGGCACTGAGCGCACTGCTGCCCGAGCGCAGCCTGCGGCTGCTGTTCCTCTCCGACTCGGTGCGGGTGAGCGACGCCCAGTTCGCGCACCTGCACAGCATGCTCCGCGATGCCTGCTACATCCTGGACCTGGAGAAGATCCCGGCGATGTATGTGGCGCAGGACCCGCGTCCCAACGCGATGTGCATCGGCCTGGACGAGCCGATCATCGTCGTCACCACCGGGCTGGTGGAGCTGCTGGACGAGGAGGAGATGCGAGCGGTGGTCGGGCACGAGGTGGGCCATGCCCTCTCGGGCCACGCCGTCTACCGCACGATCCTGCTCTTCCTCACCAACCTGGCGCTGAAGGTGGCCTGGATCCCGCTCGGCAATGTGGCGATCATGGCGATCGTCACGGCGCTGCGCGAGTGGTTCCGCAAGTCCGAGCTCTCGGCGGACCGCGCGGGGCTGCTGGTCGGCCAGGATCTGCAGGCGTCGATGCGCGGTCTGATGAAGATCGCGGGTGGCAATCATCTGCACGAGATGAACGTGGACGCGTTCCTCGAGCAGGCCGAGGAGTACGAGGCCGGCGGCGACCTCCGGGACTCGGTACTGAAGATTCTGAACATGCTGCCGCGCTCGCACCCGTTCACCACGGTGCGTGCGGCCGAACTGAAGAAGTGGGCCGAGAGCCGCGACTACCAGCGGGTCATGGACGGTCACTACCCCCGCCGCTCGGAGGACAAGGACACCTCCGTCAGCGACTCCTTCCGTGAGTCGGCCTCGCACTATGCCGATTCGGTGCGCACCAGCAAGGATCCACTGATGAAGCTGGTCGGCGACATAGCCGGCGGCGCGGGCGACCTCGGCGGGAAGCTTCGCGACAAGTTCACCGGCACTTCGGGCGGCGGGAAGGCTTCCGCGGGCGGCGACGGAGGTGGTCAGGGCGAGGGCTGA
- a CDS encoding helix-hairpin-helix domain-containing protein, translating into MPDRPRDGGGAAGAAGAVSDRAVPGDEVRGGDRYPMWVALRERLPVWVQLRCGLEPRTLAALAVVLVAAAVFAALHFWAGRPQTVRPPELVHQGAAARPGPPAGVPARLPAAEGERAARIVVDVSGKVLRPGVLRLPAGSRVADALAAAGGVRAGTDLTGLNRARVLMDGEQVVVGVPAPPGPVATGPGGAGGPAAGPVSLNSATVEQLETLPGVGPVLAQHIVDHRTQHGGFRSVDELRDVNGIGDRRFADLESLVRP; encoded by the coding sequence GTGCCGGACCGGCCGCGCGACGGGGGAGGCGCCGCCGGTGCGGCGGGCGCGGTGAGCGACCGGGCCGTGCCCGGCGACGAGGTCCGGGGCGGGGACCGGTATCCGATGTGGGTCGCCCTGCGGGAGCGGCTTCCTGTGTGGGTGCAGCTCAGGTGCGGACTGGAGCCGAGGACGCTCGCCGCACTCGCCGTGGTCCTCGTCGCCGCCGCGGTGTTCGCGGCGCTGCATTTCTGGGCGGGCCGTCCGCAGACCGTACGGCCTCCGGAACTGGTCCACCAGGGTGCCGCTGCGCGGCCCGGACCGCCTGCGGGCGTTCCGGCACGCCTGCCGGCGGCCGAGGGGGAGCGGGCGGCCCGGATCGTCGTCGATGTGAGCGGCAAGGTGCTCCGGCCGGGGGTGCTCCGGCTGCCGGCCGGTTCGAGGGTGGCCGACGCCCTGGCTGCCGCGGGAGGCGTCAGGGCCGGGACGGACCTCACGGGGCTCAACCGGGCGCGTGTGCTGATGGACGGGGAGCAGGTCGTGGTGGGCGTTCCCGCTCCGCCCGGGCCGGTTGCGACGGGCCCGGGCGGAGCGGGCGGGCCCGCGGCGGGGCCGGTGAGCCTCAACTCGGCCACGGTTGAGCAACTGGAGACGCTTCCCGGGGTCGGGCCCGTGCTGGCCCAGCACATCGTCGACCACCGCACGCAGCACGGGGGCTTCCGGTCGGTCGACGAGCTGCGTGATGTGAACGGGATCGGCGACCGGCGCTTCGCGGACCTCGAGAGTCTGGTGCGGCCATGA
- a CDS encoding DegV family protein, with protein sequence MSRHVAIVTDSTAYLPPPTMERHGITAVPLTVVLGDRALEEGTEISARSLAVALQKRRPVTTSRPSPEMFAAAYRRKAEAGATGIVSLHLSSEFSGTYDAAVLAAKEAPVPVRVVDTGMVAMALGFCALAAAESADAGGSLDEAVAAAEKRAAGTSAFFYVDTLDYLRRGGRIGAAQALLGSALAVKPLLQLDGGRIEMLEKVRTASKAIARLEEIAAERAGASPVDIAVHHLAAPERAAALADRLRARVPGLAELHLSEVGAVIGAHTGPGLLAVVISPR encoded by the coding sequence ATGTCCCGCCATGTCGCGATCGTCACCGATTCCACGGCCTACCTGCCACCCCCGACGATGGAGCGGCACGGCATCACAGCGGTGCCGCTGACCGTGGTGCTCGGCGACCGGGCGCTGGAAGAGGGCACGGAGATCTCCGCCCGCTCGCTGGCAGTCGCACTGCAGAAGCGACGTCCGGTGACCACCTCACGCCCCAGCCCCGAGATGTTCGCCGCGGCATACCGGCGGAAGGCGGAGGCCGGCGCGACCGGGATCGTCTCACTGCACCTGTCCTCGGAGTTCTCCGGAACGTACGACGCGGCCGTGCTGGCCGCCAAGGAGGCTCCGGTACCGGTGCGGGTGGTGGACACCGGGATGGTCGCCATGGCCCTGGGATTCTGCGCGCTCGCCGCCGCGGAGTCGGCGGATGCCGGTGGCTCGCTCGACGAGGCGGTGGCAGCCGCGGAGAAGCGCGCCGCGGGCACTTCCGCGTTCTTTTACGTCGACACGCTCGACTATCTGCGCCGAGGCGGCCGGATCGGTGCGGCGCAGGCGCTGCTCGGTTCGGCACTCGCCGTGAAGCCCCTGCTGCAGCTGGACGGCGGCCGGATCGAGATGCTGGAGAAGGTGCGGACGGCGTCGAAGGCCATCGCACGGCTGGAGGAGATCGCTGCAGAGCGCGCTGGCGCGAGCCCGGTGGACATCGCGGTGCACCACTTGGCCGCGCCCGAGCGGGCCGCGGCGCTGGCGGACCGGCTGCGCGCGCGGGTGCCGGGCCTCGCCGAACTGCATCTGAGCGAGGTCGGTGCCGTGATCGGGGCGCATACGGGGCCGGGGCTGCTGGCGGTCGTCATTTCGCCGCGCTGA
- the nadD gene encoding nicotinate-nucleotide adenylyltransferase produces MGEQIVVTGSGSGRRRLGVMGGTFDPIHHGHLVAASEVAALFHLDEVVFVPTGQPWQKTHKNVSPAEDRYLMTVIATASNPQFSVSRIDIDRPGPTYTIDTLRDLHALNENADLFFITGADALSQILGWRDAAELFSLAHFIGVTRPGHDLTDDGLPEGGVSLVEIPALAISSTDCRARVAKGDPVWYLVPDGVVRYIDKRQLYRGE; encoded by the coding sequence ATGGGAGAGCAGATAGTGGTCACCGGTTCCGGTTCCGGCAGGCGCCGGCTCGGTGTGATGGGCGGGACGTTCGACCCGATCCATCACGGGCACCTGGTGGCCGCCAGCGAGGTGGCCGCCTTGTTCCACCTCGACGAGGTCGTGTTCGTACCCACCGGACAGCCGTGGCAGAAGACCCACAAGAACGTGTCACCGGCCGAGGACCGCTATCTGATGACGGTCATCGCCACGGCGTCCAACCCGCAGTTCTCGGTCAGCCGTATCGACATCGACCGACCCGGGCCGACGTACACGATCGACACCTTGCGGGATCTGCACGCACTCAACGAGAACGCGGACCTGTTCTTCATCACGGGCGCCGATGCGCTCTCGCAGATCCTCGGATGGCGCGATGCCGCAGAGCTGTTCTCGCTCGCTCATTTCATCGGAGTGACCCGGCCGGGCCATGATCTGACGGACGACGGTCTGCCGGAGGGCGGGGTCTCGCTGGTGGAAATCCCGGCACTGGCGATCTCCTCCACCGACTGCCGCGCAAGGGTCGCCAAGGGAGATCCGGTCTGGTACCTGGTTCCGGACGGTGTGGTGCGCTACATCGACAAGCGCCAGTTGTACCGGGGCGAGTGA
- the leuS gene encoding leucine--tRNA ligase produces MSEMNSAAEAAAPHRYTAAMAADIEARWQDTWEAEGTYEAPNPSGDLAGDAAVAARPKKFVMDMFPYPSGAGLHVGHPLGYIATDVFARHQRMTGHNVLHTLGFDAFGLPAEQYAVQTGTHPRVSTEANIKNMQRQLRRLGLGHDTRRSFATIDPDYYKWTQWIFLQIFNSWYDDNAQQARPIEELVAQFESGEREVPGGGAWSALSAVERAEVLGQYRLAYASDAPVNWCPGLGTVLANEEVTADGRSERGNFPVFKAKLRQWNMRITAYADRLLDDLDALDWPEAIKLQQRNWIGRSEGARLDFAVDGDDSARITVFTTRPDTLFGATYMVLAPEHGLIDSIVPAEWPEGVKKAWTGGAATPAEAVAAYRKQAQTKSDVERQTEHKDKTGVFTGAYALNPVTGKRIPVFVADYVLMGYGTGAIMAVPGQDERDWEFAEAFELPIIRTVQPPEGWEGEAFTGQGPAINSSNDEISLDGLGVAEAKAKITEWLVAKGIGEATINFRLRDWLFSRQRYWGEPFPIVYDEDGVAHALPESMLPLELPEVDDYSPRTFDPDDADTQPETPLSRNEDWVNVELDLGDGVKRYRRETNTMPNWAGSCWYELRYLDPHNTEKLVDPAIEQYWMGPREGQPHGGVDLYVGGAEHAVLHLLYARFWSKVLFDLGHVSSAEPFHKLFNQGMIQAYAFTDSRGVYVPAAEVEEQDGKFFHNGRPVKREYGKMGKSLKNAVTPDEMSAEYGADTLRLYEMAMGPLDVSRPWDTRAVVGQYRLLQRLWRNIVDESTGEVTVVDAEPDEDTLRALHKAIDGVGQDMAGMRFNTAIAKVTELNNHLTKSGGAVSRSVAEKLVLLVAPLAPHIAEELWHKLGHADSVVHQDFPVADPAYVVDESVTCVVQIKGKVKARLEVSPSISDEELEALALGDESVVAALGGAGIRKVIVRAPKLVNIVPA; encoded by the coding sequence ATGAGCGAGATGAATTCGGCTGCCGAGGCGGCAGCCCCGCATCGTTACACGGCTGCGATGGCGGCCGACATCGAGGCGCGCTGGCAGGACACCTGGGAAGCCGAGGGGACGTACGAGGCGCCCAACCCGAGCGGCGATCTGGCCGGGGACGCGGCTGTGGCGGCCAGGCCGAAGAAGTTCGTCATGGACATGTTCCCGTACCCCTCGGGTGCTGGTCTGCACGTCGGTCACCCCCTGGGGTACATCGCCACCGACGTCTTCGCCCGCCACCAGCGCATGACCGGACACAACGTCCTGCACACCCTGGGCTTCGACGCCTTCGGCCTGCCCGCAGAACAGTACGCCGTGCAGACCGGTACGCACCCGCGGGTGTCGACCGAGGCGAACATCAAGAACATGCAGCGCCAGCTGCGACGGCTGGGCCTGGGCCACGACACGCGCCGCTCCTTCGCGACGATCGACCCGGACTACTACAAGTGGACCCAGTGGATCTTCCTGCAGATCTTCAACTCCTGGTACGACGACAACGCGCAGCAGGCCCGCCCGATCGAGGAGCTGGTGGCCCAGTTCGAGAGCGGTGAGCGTGAGGTTCCCGGTGGGGGTGCGTGGAGCGCGCTGAGCGCCGTCGAGCGTGCCGAGGTCCTGGGCCAGTACCGTCTGGCGTACGCCTCCGACGCGCCGGTCAACTGGTGCCCCGGGCTGGGCACCGTACTGGCCAATGAAGAGGTGACGGCCGACGGCCGCTCCGAGCGGGGCAACTTCCCGGTCTTCAAGGCGAAGCTGCGCCAGTGGAACATGCGCATCACCGCCTACGCCGACCGGCTGCTGGACGACCTGGACGCGCTGGACTGGCCCGAGGCCATCAAGCTGCAGCAGCGCAACTGGATCGGCCGCTCCGAAGGCGCACGCCTGGACTTCGCCGTCGACGGCGACGACTCCGCGCGGATCACGGTCTTCACCACCCGCCCGGACACGCTGTTCGGTGCCACCTACATGGTGCTGGCCCCGGAGCACGGCCTGATCGACTCCATCGTCCCGGCCGAATGGCCCGAGGGCGTCAAGAAGGCGTGGACCGGCGGTGCGGCCACTCCGGCCGAGGCCGTCGCTGCCTACCGCAAGCAGGCTCAGACCAAGAGCGATGTCGAGCGGCAGACCGAGCACAAGGACAAGACCGGTGTCTTCACCGGCGCGTACGCCCTGAACCCGGTCACCGGCAAGCGCATCCCCGTCTTCGTCGCCGACTACGTGCTGATGGGCTACGGCACCGGCGCGATCATGGCCGTCCCCGGCCAGGACGAGCGCGACTGGGAGTTCGCGGAGGCGTTCGAGCTGCCCATCATCCGGACCGTGCAGCCGCCGGAGGGCTGGGAGGGCGAGGCCTTCACCGGGCAGGGGCCGGCGATCAACTCCTCCAACGACGAGATCTCGCTGGACGGCCTGGGCGTCGCCGAGGCCAAGGCCAAGATCACCGAGTGGCTGGTCGCCAAGGGCATCGGCGAGGCAACCATCAACTTCCGGCTGCGCGACTGGCTGTTCAGCCGGCAGCGCTACTGGGGCGAGCCCTTCCCGATCGTGTACGACGAGGACGGCGTCGCCCACGCGCTGCCCGAGTCGATGCTGCCCCTGGAGCTGCCGGAGGTCGACGACTACTCGCCGCGCACCTTCGACCCGGACGACGCCGACACCCAGCCCGAGACCCCGCTGTCGCGCAACGAGGACTGGGTCAATGTCGAGCTGGACCTGGGCGACGGAGTCAAGCGCTACCGCCGCGAGACCAACACCATGCCCAACTGGGCGGGTTCGTGCTGGTACGAACTGCGCTATCTGGACCCGCACAACACCGAGAAGCTGGTCGACCCGGCGATCGAGCAGTACTGGATGGGGCCGCGCGAAGGACAGCCGCACGGGGGCGTCGATCTGTACGTCGGCGGTGCCGAGCACGCCGTACTGCACCTGCTGTACGCGCGATTCTGGTCCAAGGTGCTGTTCGACCTGGGGCACGTCTCCTCGGCCGAGCCGTTCCACAAGCTGTTCAACCAGGGCATGATCCAGGCCTACGCGTTCACCGACTCCCGTGGTGTGTACGTGCCGGCGGCCGAGGTCGAGGAGCAGGACGGGAAGTTCTTCCACAACGGGCGGCCCGTCAAGCGTGAGTACGGCAAGATGGGCAAGTCCCTGAAGAACGCCGTCACTCCGGACGAGATGTCCGCCGAGTACGGGGCCGACACGCTGCGTCTGTACGAGATGGCGATGGGCCCCCTGGACGTCTCGCGGCCCTGGGACACGCGCGCGGTGGTGGGCCAGTACCGCCTGCTGCAGCGCCTGTGGCGCAACATCGTCGACGAGTCGACGGGCGAGGTCACGGTCGTCGACGCCGAGCCGGACGAGGACACCCTGCGCGCCCTGCACAAGGCGATCGACGGCGTGGGCCAGGACATGGCGGGGATGCGCTTCAACACCGCCATCGCCAAGGTGACAGAGCTGAACAACCACCTGACGAAGTCGGGTGGGGCGGTGTCGCGGTCGGTGGCCGAGAAGCTGGTGCTGCTGGTCGCCCCGCTGGCCCCGCACATCGCCGAGGAGCTGTGGCACAAGCTGGGGCACGCCGACTCGGTCGTGCACCAGGACTTCCCGGTCGCCGACCCGGCGTACGTCGTGGACGAGTCCGTGACCTGCGTGGTGCAGATCAAGGGCAAGGTCAAGGCGCGGCTGGAGGTCTCCCCGTCGATCTCGGACGAGGAGCTGGAGGCGCTGGCCCTGGGTGACGAGAGTGTCGTCGCCGCGCTGGGCGGTGCCGGCATCCGCAAGGTGATCGTCCGGGCGCCGAAGCTGGTCAACATCGTCCCTGCGTAG
- a CDS encoding NADH-ubiquinone oxidoreductase-F iron-sulfur binding region domain-containing protein, which produces MNAPLPDVPEVRVVGLPQLTQGFDLVERLDLPMHLKVHGPLEPVSGERLAQLAEEISLTGRGGAGFPFAKKLRAVAKSAIRRGVRPVVVVNGSEGEPPCRKDTVLLNRAPHLILDGALLAAEALGARTLVVAVTRNSTEISIRAALAERGLSDRRGQALRARVVRTPERMVSGEASSVIRAVNGGPALPPGRRERAAESGVGGAPTLLSNAETFAQLAVAARIGSRRYCNTGLDSEPGTVMLTISGAVARPMVVEVPTGVPLRYVLQLAGAPPLPQGVLTGGYHGNWIDAVAVHESVVSKQSLAAVGGALGAGAILPIGPETCPLGEALRVANWLAAETAGQCGPCRLGLPAAAGGLSDVINGGGPAALEALREVTQAVKGRGACKHPDGSARFFASTLSAFTDDLAAHVLDGGCGRETTGVLPLPNEGYQDEVESIPSGEKVFIDWTLCQGHGLCADIIPELIRINPDGFPSVADAVVPMHMRGRAERAVRRCPALAMRLEQTAPAAPPKPSSRPELPSAGRKALGPGRG; this is translated from the coding sequence GTGAACGCCCCGCTCCCCGACGTCCCCGAAGTCCGTGTGGTCGGCCTTCCCCAGCTGACCCAGGGCTTCGACCTGGTCGAACGGCTCGATCTGCCCATGCACCTCAAGGTGCACGGGCCGCTCGAGCCGGTCAGCGGTGAGCGGCTCGCACAGCTCGCCGAGGAGATATCCCTCACCGGCCGGGGGGGCGCGGGCTTCCCGTTCGCCAAGAAACTGCGGGCCGTCGCCAAGTCCGCGATCCGGCGCGGAGTGCGCCCCGTCGTCGTCGTCAACGGCAGTGAGGGCGAGCCCCCCTGCCGCAAGGACACGGTGCTGCTGAACCGTGCGCCCCATCTCATCCTGGACGGCGCGCTGCTGGCCGCCGAGGCGCTCGGTGCGCGCACCCTGGTCGTCGCGGTGACCCGCAACTCCACCGAGATCTCCATCCGCGCCGCACTGGCCGAGCGCGGCCTGTCCGACCGGCGCGGGCAGGCCCTGCGCGCCCGCGTGGTGCGCACCCCCGAGCGCATGGTCTCCGGTGAGGCGTCCTCGGTCATCCGCGCCGTCAACGGCGGCCCCGCACTGCCGCCCGGGCGCCGCGAGCGGGCCGCCGAATCCGGTGTGGGTGGCGCCCCGACGCTGCTGTCCAACGCCGAGACCTTCGCCCAGCTGGCCGTGGCCGCCCGTATCGGCTCACGCCGCTACTGCAACACCGGACTGGACTCCGAGCCCGGCACGGTCATGCTGACCATCTCCGGCGCCGTCGCCCGCCCCATGGTGGTCGAGGTACCCACCGGCGTCCCGCTGCGGTACGTGCTCCAGCTGGCCGGCGCCCCGCCGCTCCCCCAAGGCGTGCTCACCGGCGGCTACCACGGCAACTGGATCGACGCGGTCGCCGTCCACGAGTCCGTCGTCTCCAAGCAGTCCCTCGCGGCCGTGGGCGGCGCTCTCGGCGCCGGAGCGATCCTTCCGATCGGCCCCGAGACCTGTCCGCTGGGCGAGGCACTGCGGGTGGCCAACTGGCTCGCCGCCGAGACCGCGGGCCAGTGCGGCCCCTGCCGGCTCGGTCTGCCCGCCGCGGCCGGCGGCCTGTCCGATGTCATCAACGGCGGCGGCCCGGCCGCTCTGGAGGCCCTGCGCGAGGTCACACAGGCTGTGAAGGGCCGCGGCGCGTGCAAGCACCCGGACGGCTCCGCGCGGTTCTTCGCGTCGACCCTGTCGGCATTCACGGACGATCTCGCCGCGCACGTCCTGGACGGCGGCTGCGGCCGTGAGACGACCGGTGTGCTGCCGCTGCCCAACGAGGGCTACCAGGACGAGGTGGAGTCGATCCCGAGCGGCGAGAAGGTCTTCATCGACTGGACGCTGTGCCAGGGCCACGGCCTGTGCGCGGACATCATCCCCGAGCTGATCCGCATCAACCCGGACGGCTTCCCCTCTGTCGCCGACGCCGTGGTGCCGATGCACATGCGGGGGCGTGCGGAGCGGGCTGTACGGCGTTGTCCCGCGCTGGCGATGCGTCTCGAGCAGACGGCGCCCGCCGCGCCGCCGAAGCCCTCCTCGCGCCCGGAACTGCCCAGCGCCGGCCGCAAGGCCCTGGGTCCCGGCCGCGGTTAG
- a CDS encoding histidine phosphatase family protein, producing MWRHGQTAWNLERRFQGSTDIELTEAGHAQARRAARLLASLKPDAIVASDLKRAAATAGELAGITGLDVSYDSALRETYAGVWQGLTHDEIVGRYGEQYAAWKRGEPVRRGGGELETEVADRAAPVVLHQADKLPDDGTLVVVSHGGTIRTTIGRLLGLEAHHWESLGGLSNCCWSVLGEGARGWRLLEHNAGTLPEPVLGDDT from the coding sequence CTGTGGCGCCACGGCCAGACGGCCTGGAACCTGGAGCGCCGCTTCCAGGGCTCCACGGACATCGAGCTGACCGAGGCCGGGCACGCGCAGGCGCGCCGCGCCGCACGGCTGCTCGCCTCGCTGAAGCCGGACGCGATCGTCGCCTCCGACCTCAAGCGGGCCGCGGCGACGGCCGGTGAGCTGGCCGGAATCACCGGCCTGGACGTCTCGTACGACTCGGCCCTGCGGGAGACCTATGCGGGCGTCTGGCAGGGCCTGACGCACGACGAGATCGTGGGGCGTTACGGCGAGCAGTACGCCGCCTGGAAGCGCGGCGAACCTGTGCGGCGCGGCGGCGGCGAGCTGGAGACCGAGGTCGCCGACCGGGCCGCGCCGGTCGTGCTGCACCAGGCCGACAAGCTGCCCGACGACGGCACCCTCGTCGTGGTCAGCCACGGCGGCACCATCCGCACCACCATCGGCCGGCTCCTCGGTCTGGAGGCCCACCACTGGGAGAGCCTGGGCGGCCTGTCCAACTGCTGCTGGTCGGTGCTGGGCGAGGGCGCGCGCGGCTGGCGGCTGCTCGAGCACAACGCCGGCACGCTCCCCGAGCCGGTGCTCGGCGACGACACCTGA
- a CDS encoding LCP family protein, with the protein MNDQHNPYDPYYPQPQIIGYDEYGQPVYQQPQQYDPYAQQDQQAQGQGQSQGQGQSQGQGQSYGYDPYGRPYPQQPTQPEPQPPAQGYGYGGYEGYGYDTGTQPSIVDTTQQWSIPQQQQPTPPGPQERRQPEQASVPQQRRPEAERDYRTEQFSFIEEPDEDSEDVIDWLKFTESRSERREEAKRRGRNRVVALVVAMALALVGGVGYLWYAGKLPGLSDSKGSGTAASGPQKRDVIVVHLHNTKKAGTSTLLLVDNVTTKQGTTVLLPNALSVANDDGTATTLAKSVEDDGSTGTREAIGTLLGAKISGTWRLDTPFLENLVELVGTIDLTTDTEVPGAKKGTAPLVKKGENQTLNGRSAVAYATYLGPGEAEAKQLQRFGQVMQGVLKKFPDDPRSATVIVETLAQILDPSLDENDLGASLAGLAEHAKGGDYRTALLPVQEDGTLTDQAASSVVKDILGGSVSAPDAGGAVRVGIKNASGNSKATETARIALVNGGYAVVDGGKAATATSSQVTYADEASKAKASEVAKTLNLPASAVKKGKAAANADVSVVLGSDYEIE; encoded by the coding sequence GTGAACGACCAGCACAACCCGTACGACCCGTACTATCCGCAGCCGCAGATCATCGGCTACGACGAGTACGGGCAACCGGTGTATCAGCAGCCCCAGCAGTACGACCCCTACGCGCAGCAGGACCAGCAGGCCCAGGGGCAGGGACAGAGCCAGGGGCAGGGGCAGAGCCAGGGGCAGGGGCAGAGCTACGGGTACGACCCGTACGGCCGGCCCTACCCCCAGCAGCCCACCCAGCCCGAGCCCCAGCCTCCGGCCCAGGGCTACGGCTACGGCGGCTACGAGGGCTACGGCTACGACACCGGCACCCAGCCCTCGATCGTCGACACAACCCAGCAGTGGAGCATCCCCCAGCAGCAGCAGCCCACTCCGCCCGGGCCGCAGGAGCGCCGGCAGCCGGAGCAGGCTTCTGTTCCGCAGCAGCGTCGCCCGGAAGCCGAACGGGACTACCGGACCGAGCAGTTCTCGTTCATCGAGGAGCCGGACGAGGACTCCGAAGACGTCATCGACTGGCTGAAATTCACCGAGAGCCGCTCCGAGCGGCGTGAGGAGGCCAAGCGGCGCGGCCGCAACCGGGTCGTCGCTCTGGTCGTCGCCATGGCCCTCGCCCTCGTCGGCGGTGTCGGCTACCTCTGGTACGCGGGCAAGCTGCCCGGCCTCTCGGACTCCAAGGGCAGCGGCACCGCCGCAAGCGGCCCGCAGAAGCGCGATGTGATCGTCGTGCATCTGCACAACACCAAGAAGGCCGGCACCTCCACCCTGCTGCTGGTCGACAACGTCACCACCAAGCAGGGCACCACCGTCCTGCTTCCCAATGCCCTCTCGGTCGCCAACGACGACGGCACGGCGACCACGCTCGCCAAGTCGGTCGAGGACGACGGCTCCACCGGTACCCGCGAGGCGATCGGCACCCTCCTCGGCGCCAAGATCAGTGGAACCTGGCGGCTGGACACCCCGTTCCTGGAGAATCTCGTCGAGCTGGTCGGCACGATCGACCTGACCACGGACACCGAGGTGCCGGGTGCGAAGAAGGGCACCGCTCCGCTGGTGAAGAAGGGTGAGAACCAGACGCTCAACGGGCGGTCTGCCGTCGCCTACGCCACCTACCTCGGCCCGGGTGAGGCCGAGGCGAAGCAGTTGCAGCGCTTCGGCCAGGTCATGCAGGGCGTGCTGAAGAAGTTCCCGGACGACCCGAGGTCGGCGACCGTGATCGTGGAGACCCTGGCCCAGATCCTCGACCCCTCGCTGGACGAGAACGACCTGGGCGCGTCCCTGGCGGGGCTCGCCGAGCACGCCAAGGGCGGGGACTACAGGACCGCCCTGCTGCCCGTGCAGGAGGACGGCACGCTCACCGACCAGGCCGCGAGCAGTGTGGTCAAGGACATCCTGGGCGGCTCGGTCAGCGCGCCGGACGCGGGCGGCGCGGTCCGCGTGGGCATCAAGAACGCCAGCGGGAACTCCAAGGCGACCGAGACGGCCAGGATCGCCCTGGTCAACGGCGGCTACGCGGTCGTCGACGGCGGCAAGGCGGCCACGGCCACCTCCTCGCAGGTCACCTATGCCGACGAGGCGTCCAAGGCCAAGGCGTCGGAGGTCGCCAAGACGCTGAATCTGCCGGCGAGTGCGGTCAAGAAGGGCAAGGCCGCCGCCAACGCGGATGTCTCGGTGGTCCTCGGCTCCGACTACGAGATCGAGTAG
- the rsfS gene encoding ribosome silencing factor, producing the protein MTATDRSIELVNAAAQAAADRLAHDIIAYDVSDVLSITDAFLLASAPNDRQVKSIVDEIEERLNKELGAKPVRREGDRDARWILLDYVDIVVHVQHSEERVFYALERLWKDCPEMPLPEDALKTRGKAREHAQLSAGTDGELS; encoded by the coding sequence GTGACCGCTACGGACCGTTCCATCGAGCTCGTCAACGCCGCCGCCCAGGCGGCAGCCGACCGGCTCGCGCACGACATCATCGCCTACGACGTCAGCGACGTGCTGTCGATCACCGACGCCTTCCTGCTCGCCTCCGCTCCCAACGACCGCCAGGTCAAGTCGATCGTCGACGAGATCGAGGAGCGGCTGAACAAGGAGCTCGGCGCCAAGCCGGTGCGCCGCGAGGGCGACCGCGACGCCCGCTGGATCCTGCTGGACTACGTGGACATCGTCGTGCACGTCCAGCACAGCGAGGAGCGCGTCTTCTACGCCCTCGAGCGGCTGTGGAAGGACTGCCCCGAGATGCCGTTGCCCGAGGATGCCCTGAAGACCCGCGGCAAGGCCCGGGAGCACGCACAGCTCTCGGCCGGCACGGACGGTGAGCTGAGCTGA